One region of Chlamydia psittaci 6BC genomic DNA includes:
- the bamA gene encoding outer membrane protein assembly factor BamA, with the protein MFMMRNKVILRFTVLALIHAPLALAATETVKEGYTLVESITITTEGENSLNKHPLPKLKTKSGSLFSQADFDEDLRNLSKDYDRVEPKVDFSNGKTTISLLLVAKPCIRKISIKGNEAVPSHKILKTLQIYENDVFDREKFLKNFDELRVYYLKRGFFESQLCYELDHNEHKGYIDVLIQIQEGPCGKIKKLEISGLNRCEKADVKELILTKQYSKTTSWFTGNGLYHPDIVEQDSFAITNYLHNLGYADATVTPRREVDECGNIVLYMDVDKGPLYTLGHVHVQGFDVLPKRLVEKQLSAGPDDIYCPENIWEGAQKIKNTYAKYGYINTNVDVTFSPHASRPVYDVTYQVSEGSPYKVGLIKITGNTHTKHDVILHESSLFPGDTFNRLKLEDTEQRLRNTGYFQSVSVYTARSQLDPLDNAEEYRDIFIEVKETTTGNLGLFLGFSSLDNLFGGIELSESNFDLLGIRHLCSKGFRCLRGGGEYLFLKANFGDKVTDYTLKWTKPHFLNTPWILGVELDKSINRALSKDYSVETYGGNVSTTYILNQQLKYGIYYRGTQTSLYKKKKDQAGPDLAANKGFISAAGVNLNYDSVNNPRNPTTGIRSSVNFEVSGLGGTYHFTKLSLNSSIYRKLTRKGVLKIKGEAQFLKPFGDTTIEGIPISERFFLGGETTVRGYKPFIIGPKFSPTEPQGGLSSLLLTEEFQYPLINQPNVSAFVFLDSGFIGLKEYTIRLKDLCGSAGFGLRFDVMNNVPVMLGFGWPFRPTEMFEGEKIDVSQRFFFALGGVF; encoded by the coding sequence ATGTTCATGATGCGAAATAAAGTTATTCTGCGGTTTACCGTTCTGGCGCTAATCCACGCCCCATTAGCTCTAGCGGCTACAGAAACGGTTAAAGAAGGATACACACTCGTTGAATCTATTACGATTACAACTGAAGGTGAAAATTCTTTAAACAAACATCCGCTACCGAAATTAAAAACGAAAAGTGGCTCTTTGTTTTCTCAAGCAGATTTTGATGAAGACCTACGCAATCTATCTAAAGATTACGATAGAGTAGAACCAAAAGTTGATTTTTCTAATGGCAAAACCACGATTTCTTTGCTTCTTGTTGCCAAGCCATGCATTCGAAAAATTTCTATTAAAGGGAACGAAGCCGTACCCTCTCATAAGATTCTTAAAACTCTACAAATCTACGAAAATGATGTATTTGATAGGGAAAAGTTCTTAAAAAATTTTGATGAGCTTAGAGTTTACTACCTTAAACGCGGTTTTTTTGAATCACAACTCTGTTATGAATTAGATCATAATGAACACAAGGGTTACATTGATGTCCTGATCCAGATTCAGGAAGGTCCTTGTGGTAAAATTAAAAAGTTAGAAATTTCAGGTCTCAATAGATGTGAAAAGGCAGATGTCAAAGAACTGATTCTGACTAAACAGTATTCAAAAACTACTAGTTGGTTTACAGGAAATGGTCTGTATCATCCTGACATTGTTGAGCAAGACTCGTTTGCTATCACCAACTATTTACATAATCTAGGCTATGCTGATGCAACAGTTACTCCAAGACGTGAAGTAGACGAATGTGGAAATATCGTACTCTACATGGATGTCGATAAAGGCCCTCTGTATACTTTAGGTCACGTACATGTTCAAGGATTCGATGTACTGCCTAAGCGCCTTGTAGAAAAACAATTATCTGCGGGTCCTGATGATATTTACTGCCCCGAAAACATATGGGAAGGCGCACAAAAAATTAAGAATACTTATGCAAAGTATGGTTACATTAACACGAATGTTGACGTAACATTTTCGCCTCATGCCTCACGTCCTGTTTACGACGTAACTTACCAGGTAAGTGAAGGATCTCCTTATAAAGTTGGTTTAATCAAAATCACGGGAAATACTCATACAAAACATGATGTGATTTTACACGAAAGCAGCCTATTCCCAGGGGATACTTTCAACAGATTAAAACTGGAAGATACTGAGCAACGCCTCAGAAATACGGGTTATTTCCAAAGTGTCAGTGTATATACTGCACGTTCTCAATTGGATCCATTAGACAATGCTGAAGAATATCGAGATATCTTCATAGAAGTTAAAGAAACTACAACAGGAAACTTAGGATTGTTTTTAGGTTTTAGCTCTTTAGACAATTTATTTGGAGGAATCGAGCTTTCTGAAAGCAATTTTGATCTTTTAGGTATCAGACATTTGTGCTCTAAAGGTTTTAGATGCCTAAGAGGTGGTGGAGAGTATTTATTCTTAAAAGCAAACTTCGGGGATAAAGTCACCGACTATACTCTTAAATGGACAAAGCCTCACTTTTTAAATACACCGTGGATTCTAGGTGTCGAACTTGATAAGTCTATTAATAGAGCTCTTTCTAAGGATTATTCCGTTGAGACTTATGGTGGAAATGTCAGTACCACGTATATCTTAAATCAACAATTAAAATACGGTATCTATTACCGGGGTACACAAACTAGCTTATATAAGAAGAAAAAAGATCAAGCCGGTCCTGATCTTGCTGCTAATAAAGGCTTTATATCTGCTGCCGGTGTAAATCTAAATTACGATTCCGTAAATAACCCTAGAAACCCTACTACAGGTATACGTAGTAGCGTAAATTTCGAAGTTTCTGGTCTTGGTGGTACCTACCACTTCACAAAACTCTCTTTAAACAGTTCGATTTATCGTAAGCTAACAAGGAAAGGGGTTTTGAAAATCAAAGGAGAAGCTCAGTTCCTTAAACCTTTTGGAGACACAACTATAGAAGGCATTCCTATTAGTGAACGCTTTTTCTTGGGTGGAGAAACTACTGTTCGGGGATATAAACCATTTATCATTGGTCCTAAGTTTTCTCCTACAGAACCTCAAGGTGGATTATCCTCTCTCCTACTTACGGAAGAGTTCCAGTATCCTTTAATCAATCAACCTAACGTGAGTGCTTTCGTCTTCCTAGATTCAGGATTTATTGGACTTAAAGAATACACTATCCGTTTGAAAGATCTTTGTGGAAGTGCTGGCTTTGGTTTACGCTTTGACGTAATGAACAACGTTCCAGTTATGTTAGGATTTGGTTGGCCATTCCGCCCAACAGAAATGTTTGAGGGAGAAAAAATTGATGTTTCACAACGGTTCTTCTTTGCTTTAGGAGGCGTCTTCTAA
- the recR gene encoding recombination mediator RecR: protein MLKYPDYLSKLISFLRKLPGIGFKTAEKLAFELLDWDKDQLESMGKAFSELSAARSHCPTCFCLKSHPESLCSFCQNNRDTSILCIVATPKDIFALERSQIFKGHYYVLGALLSPITGKHIDAERMHLLKQRIEFLKPKEIILALDATLEGDATALFLKQELSHSSISISRLALGLPIGLSFDYIDSGTLARAFSGRNPY, encoded by the coding sequence ATGCTAAAGTATCCTGACTATTTATCCAAACTCATCTCCTTTCTTAGAAAACTCCCTGGGATAGGATTTAAAACAGCAGAAAAACTAGCTTTCGAACTATTAGATTGGGATAAGGATCAATTAGAATCCATGGGGAAAGCTTTTTCCGAACTCTCTGCTGCACGCAGCCATTGTCCCACTTGTTTTTGCTTGAAAAGTCACCCAGAAAGTCTTTGCTCATTTTGTCAAAACAATCGAGACACATCTATATTGTGTATCGTAGCAACTCCTAAAGATATTTTTGCTTTAGAGCGCTCCCAAATTTTCAAAGGTCACTATTATGTCTTAGGAGCCTTACTATCGCCAATAACGGGAAAACATATTGATGCAGAGAGAATGCATTTACTAAAACAACGTATAGAATTTTTAAAACCGAAAGAAATTATTCTAGCTCTAGACGCCACTCTAGAAGGAGATGCTACAGCCCTTTTCTTAAAACAAGAGCTTTCTCATTCCTCCATATCTATTTCTCGTTTGGCTCTAGGTTTGCCAATAGGATTGTCTTTTGATTATATAGACTCCGGAACGCTTGCTAGAGCCTTTTCTGGCCGAAACCCATATTAA
- a CDS encoding ketoacyl-ACP synthase III — MKKTRKASIWATGSYLPEKILSNSDLEQMVDTSDEWIVTRTGIKERRIAAANEYTSIMGAKAAERAIQKAGLTKDQIECIIFSTSAPDYIFPSSAALAQAYLGIKDIPAFDCMAACTGYLYGLSVAKAYVESGMYNNVLLIAADKLSSFVNYKDRNTCVLFGDGGAACIIGESRPGALEITNVNLGADGSVADLLSLPAGGSRVPASQETLEAGKHFISMEGKEVFKHAVRRMESAAKTCIAGAGIEESDIDWLVPHQANERIIDAIAKRFEIDEGKVFKTLCKYGNTAASSVCIALDELLQSHTIHSGEYLLLVAFGGGLSWGAVVLQQVES, encoded by the coding sequence GTGAAAAAAACAAGAAAGGCATCTATATGGGCTACAGGTTCTTATTTGCCCGAAAAAATCCTATCTAATTCTGATCTTGAACAGATGGTTGATACTTCGGATGAATGGATAGTAACAAGAACCGGAATCAAAGAAAGGCGTATTGCAGCAGCTAATGAATATACATCCATAATGGGGGCTAAAGCTGCTGAAAGAGCAATACAGAAAGCAGGTCTAACTAAAGACCAAATAGAATGTATTATTTTTTCTACATCAGCCCCGGATTATATTTTCCCTTCAAGTGCAGCCTTGGCTCAAGCTTATTTGGGGATAAAAGACATTCCAGCATTTGATTGTATGGCTGCTTGTACCGGTTATTTATACGGTTTATCAGTAGCTAAGGCCTATGTCGAATCAGGGATGTATAATAATGTTTTGCTTATCGCCGCAGATAAACTCTCTTCTTTTGTAAATTACAAGGATAGAAATACCTGTGTTCTTTTTGGGGATGGAGGTGCTGCCTGCATTATTGGAGAGAGTCGTCCTGGAGCTTTAGAAATCACTAATGTGAATTTAGGAGCAGACGGAAGTGTAGCCGATCTATTGAGTCTTCCTGCTGGAGGGAGTCGTGTTCCTGCTTCCCAAGAGACTCTAGAAGCGGGTAAGCATTTTATTTCTATGGAAGGGAAAGAAGTGTTTAAACATGCAGTAAGACGCATGGAGTCCGCTGCTAAAACTTGTATTGCTGGCGCTGGAATTGAAGAGAGTGACATAGACTGGTTGGTTCCTCACCAAGCAAATGAAAGAATTATTGACGCTATAGCTAAACGTTTTGAAATAGACGAAGGTAAAGTATTTAAGACGTTGTGTAAGTATGGAAATACAGCTGCTTCTTCTGTATGCATAGCTCTTGATGAGTTATTACAATCGCATACAATTCACTCTGGAGAATACTTGCTTCTAGTTGCTTTTGGAGGGGGGTTATCCTGGGGAGCAGTTGTTTTACAACAGGTAGAAAGTTAA